A window from Fragaria vesca subsp. vesca linkage group LG5, FraVesHawaii_1.0, whole genome shotgun sequence encodes these proteins:
- the LOC101315058 gene encoding uncharacterized ATP-dependent helicase C29A10.10c-like, with translation MGSRGRPLFDLNEPPAEDNEESHSVVSLQPQKALPSANPNNTSEMLAVAAAGTQGIVNNHAFSHASSVSGFQPFIRPKCAHGSEGSAELKEARDRIPNNASLCTSSNNEDVKAVPALVSTAADAPSVEREEGEWSDADGSADAHGSGSLREQGKTSGEPEKSGVVASGSALDGRQCNVKISENLKDESSSSRNSDNNVKSHISMDCQEEPGLVLKQEKVKGIEASRALKGASNSVKRKMDHHNEAKLGKKRSRQTMFLNLEDVKQAGPIKSSTPRRQSIPAPITTRTMKEGRTVSPPAVLPPTDRIGEKQSQPIIKEQKHPDVVCSEGGLAGDSSESKSECNGDVNHGSARLKRQNGDTDSSAEVLPPIPRQSSWKQPTDMRLPKNSQVANRKPVAQSSMDSKLGNKKPISAKKQMPVSNMYQDTSVERLIREVTNEKFWHNPGETDLQCVPDRFESVEDYVRVFEPLLFEECRAQLYSTWEELTEGVTSNAHTMVRVRSIERRERGWYDVIVLPANESNKWTFKEGDVAVLSTPRPGEDNEEPEISGRVAGTVRRHFPIDTRDPSGAILHFYVGDTYESNSLNDDDHILRKLHPKGTWFLTVLGSLATTQREYVALHAFRRLNVQMQTAILQPSPEHFPKYEQQSPAMPECFTPNFVDHLHRSFNGPQLSAIQWAAVHTASGTSGGKRQDPWPFTLVQGPPGTGKTHTVWGMLNVIHLVQYQQYYTSLLKKLAPESLKQNTESNTDNVAMGSIDEVLQSMDQNLFRTLPKLCPKPRMLVCAPSNAATDELLSRVLDRGFIDGEMKVYRPDVARVGVDSQTRAAQAVSVERRTEQLLVKNRDEVFGYMHQLRGREAQLSMQIATLQRELTVAAAAVRSQGSVGVDPDVLVARDQNRDALLQNLAAAVESRDKTLVELSRLFILEGKFRASSTFNLEEARANLEASFANEAEIVFTTVSSSGRKLFSRLSHGFDMVVIDEAAQASEVGVLPPLALGAARCVLVGDPQQLPATVISKAAGTLLYSRSLFERFQQANCPTMLLSVQYRMHPQIRDFPSRYFYQGRLTDSESVANLPDEIYYKDPLLKPYVFYDITHGRESHRGGSVSYQNIHEAQFCVRLYEHLQKTAKSLGMGKISVGIITPYKLQLKCLQREFDEALKSEEGKDLYINTVDAFQGQERDVIIMSCVRASGHGVGFVADIRRMNVALTRARRALWVMGNANALMQSDDWAALITDAKARNCYMDMETLPKEFLGAKGPSYNPIPGKLSSNMRGLRSAGPRHRLLDMRMESRSGTPSEDDEKFNGPVVPRNGHYRPMKPQFENSLDDFDQSGDKSRDAWQYGIQRKHSPAGVVGKREI, from the exons ATGGGTTCTCGAGGACGGCCATTATTTGATCTCAACGAACCCCCAGCCGAGGATAATGAGGAGAGTCATAGCGTCGTGTCGTTGCAGCCTCAAAAGGCACTCCCGTCAGCAAACCCCAACAACACTTCTGAAATGCTTGCCGTAGCAGCAGCTGGTACACAAGGAATTGTTAATAATCATGCTTTCTCACATGCATCATCTGTGTCAGGTTTTCAACCTTTTATTCGGCCTAAATGTGCTCATGGATCTGAAGGTAGCGCTGAGCTGAAGGAGGCAAGAGATAGGATTCCCAACAATGCGTCACTCTGCACGTCGAGTAATAACGAGGACGTTAAAGCAGTGCCAGCTTTAGTTTCGACAGCTGCAGATGCCCCTTCCGTGGAAAGAGAAGAGGGAGAGTGGTCTGATGCTGATGGATCCGCTGATGCTCATGGAAGTGGCAGTTTGCGTGAACAGGGTAAGACTTCCGGAGAACCAGAAAAATCTGGGGTGGTTGCTTCTGGTAGTGCTCTAGATGGTAGACAGTGCAATGTTAAAATTTCGGAAAATCTGAAGGATGAGAGCAGCAGTAGCCGCAATTCGGACAACAATGTCAAAAGTCATATATCCATGGACTGTCAGGAGGAACCTGGCTTGGTTCTGAAACAAGAGAAAGTTAAAGGCATTGAAGCAAGCCGTGCGCTCAAGGGTGCAAGTAATTCAGTGAAGAGGAAGATGGATCATCATAATGAAGCAAAACTGGGAAAGAAACGTAGTAGACAGACAATGTTCCTTAATTTGGAGGATGTTAAGCAAGCTGGTCCCATCAAAAGTTCTACACCAAGAAGACAGTCTATCCCTGCACCCATTACAACTCGAACAATGAAGGAGGGTCGTACAGTTTCTCCACCTGCAGTTCTTCCACCCACTGACCGGATAGGAGAAAAGCAGTCACAGCCAATAATCAAGGAGCAGAAACATCCTGATGTTGTATGCAGTGAAGGAGGGCTTGCTGGGGATTCTAGTGAATCTAAATCTGAATGTAATGGAGATGTTAATCATGGATCAGCTAGGCTGAAAAGGCAAAATGGTGATACTGACTCATCTGCAGAGGTCTTACCACCTATTCCAAGACAGAGTTCATGGAAGCAGCCCACAGATATGAGGCTGCCGAAGAATTCACAGGTGGCTAATAGGAAGCCTGTCGCTCAAAGCTCCATGGATTCCAAGTTGGGAAACAAAAAGCCTATTTCTGCCAAGAAGCAAATGCCCGTCAGTAACATGTACCAAGACACATCAGTAGAGCGTCTTATACGGGAGGTTACCAATGAAAAGTTTTGGCATAACCCAG GGGAGACTGACCTCCAATGTGTTCCTGATCGGTTTGAATCTGTTGAGGATTATGTCAGAGTATTTGAACCCTTGCTTTTTGAGGAATGCCGGGCACAACTTTACAGCACGTGGGAGGAATTAACTGAAGGTGTTACAAGTAATGCTCATACAATGGTTCGTGTAAGGAGCATTGAAAGGAGGGAAAGAG GGTGGTATGATGTTATAGTCCTTCCTGCAAATGAATCCAACAAGTGGACATTTAAGGAGGGTGATGTTGCAGTTCTTTCAACCCCCAGGCCTGG TGAGGATAATGAGGAGCCTGAAATAAGTGGACGTGTGGCTGGTACTGTCAGGCGACATTTTCCTATCGACACACGTGATCCATCAGGAGCAATCCTTCACTTTTATGTTGGGGACACCTATGAATCCAACAG CTTGAATGATGATGACCACATTCTGAGGAAGCTGCATCCCAAAGGAACTTGGTTTTTAACAGTGCTTGGTTCTCTTGCAACCACCCAGAGGGAGTACGTTGCACTGCATGCATTTCGTCGATTGAATGTGCAG ATGCAAACTGCGATTCTTCAGCCCAGCCCTGAACATTTTCCAAAATATGAGCAGCAGAGCCCTGCTATGCCTGAATGCTTCACACCGAATTTTGTTGATCATTTGCATAGGAGCTTCAATGGACCCCAGCTCTCTGCTATCCAATGGGCTGCAGTGCATACTGCATCTGGTACAAGTGGTGGAAAGAGGCAAGATCCCTGGCCATTTACTCTTGTTCAAGGACCTCCAGGAACTGGTAAGACGCACACTGTTTGGGGAATGCTAAATGTCATTCATTTGGTTCAGTATCAGCAGTATTATACTTCTTTGCTAAAAAAGTTAGCACCTGAGAGCTTGAAGCAAAATACTGAAAGCAACACTGATAATGTTGCTATGGGATCAATTGATGAGGTTCTTCAGAGCATGGACCAGAATCTCTTTCGGACACTACCAAAGCTGTGCCCGAAACCTAGAATGTTGGTATGTGCTCCTTCTAATGCTGCAACAGACGAGCTTCTTTCACGTGTTCTTGACCGTGGATTCATTGATGGTGAGATGAAAGTATATCGGCCTGATGTAGCCCGAGTAGGTGTTGATTCACAGACGCGTGCTGCCCAGGCCGTCTCTGTTGAGCGGAGAACTGAACAGCTTCTGGTCAAGAATCGTGATGAAGTTTTTGGGTATATGCATCAGTTAAGAGGTCGTGAAGCTCAGTTGTCTATGCAGATTGCTACTCTTCAAAGAGAACTTACTGTTGCAGCTGCTGCTGTTCGTTCCCAAGGATCTGTGGGTGTTGATCCGGATGTTCTAGTGGCTAGGGACCAGAATCGAGATGCATTGTTGCAGAACCTTGCAGCGGCAGTTGAAAGCAGGGATAAGACACTAGTTGAGCTGTCTCGCCTATTCATTTTAGAAGGAAAGTTTCGCGCTTCCAGCACTTTCAATTTGGAAGAAGCTCGTGCTAATCTTGAGGCAAGTTTTGCTAACGAGGCAGAAATTGTTTTCACTACTGTTTCAAGCAGTGGTCGCAAGTTGTTCTCTCGCCTTTCTCATGGTTTTGATATGGTTGTGATTGATGAGGCAGCCCAAGCCAGTGAAGTAGGAGTTCTTCCTCCCCTCGCTCTTGGTGCTGCACGATGTGTTCTTGTTGGTGATCCTCAGCAGCTTCCTGCAACAGTTATTAGCAAGGCCGCCGGAACCTTGTTATACAGCAGGAGTCTTTTTGAAAGATTCCAGCAAGCAAATTGTCCAACAATGTTGCTATCTGTGCAATATAGAATGCATCCTCAAATCCGTGATTTCCCCTCAAGGTACTTTTACCAGGGACGCTTGACTGACAGTGAGAGTGTTGCTAATTTACCTGATGAGATATACTACAAGGATCCTTTACTTAAACCTTATGTATTTTATGATATCACACATGGGCGGGAGTCACACAGAGGGGGATCTGTCTCTTATCAGAACATACATGAAGCTCAGTTCTGTGTTCGTTTGTATGAGCATCTCCAGAAGACAGCGAAATCTTTGGGCATGGGGAAAATTTCTGTTGGCATAATCACACCATATAAACTGCAACTTAAATGTCTTCAACGTGAGTTCGATGAGGCTTTGAAGTCAGAAGAAGGGAAGGATCTTTATATAAACACAGTTGATGCTTTCCAAGGCCAAGAACGAGATGTGATTATTATGTCCTGTGTGCGCGCTTCTGGTCATGGGGTTGGTTTTGTTGCAGATATCCGCCGAATGAATGTGGCTCTTACTCGTGCAAGAAGGGCTCTTTGG GTCATGGGAAATGCTAATGCTTTGATGCAGTCTGATGACTGGGCTGCACTGATCACTGATGCCAAGGCCAGGAACTGTTATATGGACATGGAGACTCTTCCTAAAGAATTTCTGGGTGCAAAAGGACCCTCCTACAATCCAATACCAGGAAAGCTATCATCTAATATGAGGGGATTGAGATCTGCTGGACCAAGACATAGATTGTTGGACATGCGCATGGAGTCCAGGTCAGGAACACCATCAGAAGATGATGAGAAATTCAATGGACCTGTAGTTCCCAGAAATGGTCATTACCGGCCTATGAAACCACAGTTTGAGAATTCTTTGGACGACTTTGATCAGTCGGGTGATAAGTCTAGAGATGCTTGGCAATATGGTATACAAAGGAAGCATAGTCCTGCTGGGGTTGTTGGAAAGAGAGAGATCTAA